In Paraburkholderia flava, one genomic interval encodes:
- a CDS encoding Type 1 glutamine amidotransferase-like domain-containing protein: MNSRETRRRAAQPTETFNHYETNQSRMSFHRKLALYSDQETPANEQMDARVLRLIGRSQPRIGYIPATNDPERAYFRRKADYYAEIGANLAVYVDPNQDTSEAEWSTLLSCDAIHLSGGNTFSFLSWMKRRRVLPLLARYVSEGGVLIGVSAGAILMTPSVNSALLCGDVRDSQLMDNVGLGLVDFHFWPHFDSASVTKDQLILSSAIPNLYACPDGSGIVIDGKEVELFGQVDQFESGAIPRTPLED; the protein is encoded by the coding sequence ATGAACTCCCGTGAAACACGCAGGCGCGCCGCGCAGCCGACAGAGACATTCAATCATTACGAAACGAATCAGAGTCGTATGTCTTTCCATCGAAAACTGGCGTTGTACAGTGACCAGGAGACTCCAGCTAATGAGCAAATGGATGCGCGTGTTCTACGGTTGATCGGGCGATCGCAGCCGAGGATTGGATATATCCCTGCAACAAACGATCCTGAGCGCGCCTACTTCCGCCGTAAAGCTGACTATTACGCCGAGATTGGCGCGAATTTGGCCGTGTACGTCGACCCCAATCAAGACACATCGGAGGCAGAGTGGTCGACGCTGCTGTCATGCGACGCCATCCATCTTTCTGGCGGAAATACGTTCTCGTTCTTGTCGTGGATGAAGCGACGGAGAGTACTGCCGCTCCTGGCTCGATACGTATCCGAAGGTGGGGTGCTGATTGGGGTAAGCGCGGGCGCTATCTTGATGACACCAAGTGTGAACTCAGCATTGCTGTGCGGCGATGTTCGTGACAGCCAGTTGATGGATAACGTAGGGCTTGGTCTTGTAGATTTCCACTTTTGGCCGCACTTCGATTCTGCGAGTGTTACCAAGGATCAGTTGATATTGTCTTCTGCTATCCCGAACCTCTACGCGTGTCCCGATGGTTCGGGAATTGTCATCGACGGCAAGGAAGTCGAGCTGTTTGGACAGGTTGATCAATTTGAATCAGGAGCGATTCCTCGTACTCCGCTCGAGGACTAA
- a CDS encoding VOC family protein has protein sequence MRIRTTYLKVKDMGQATTFWGNLLERSPNCKSERWTEFTLGEVGFGLLLNDFGDEFAGSGCVPVFEVDVSALHTFLDRARTLGATVVLDGLNDETMKSIVLSDPEGHEFELCSCHD, from the coding sequence ATGCGAATCAGAACCACTTATTTGAAAGTGAAGGACATGGGGCAGGCCACGACGTTCTGGGGAAACCTGTTAGAGCGGTCGCCGAACTGCAAGTCGGAGAGGTGGACGGAGTTTACGCTGGGCGAAGTCGGCTTCGGGTTATTGCTGAACGATTTTGGCGATGAGTTTGCCGGTAGCGGATGCGTACCGGTGTTCGAAGTCGATGTATCTGCCTTGCATACATTTCTGGATCGCGCCAGGACTCTCGGGGCAACAGTCGTTCTCGATGGGTTAAATGACGAGACCATGAAGAGCATTGTCCTAAGCGACCCTGAGGGCCACGAATTCGAGCTGTGCAGTTGTCACGACTAA
- a CDS encoding DUF5677 domain-containing protein — MTKPEPARAAANVILENYERLIGRANVADSGEARIGACLTLTIFEQFRSALCLVDSGLASHAAGPIRSMLEGVADLMNLTANAEYLDQLRYENARANVALFNEISRLDNVPEDIAATLARWIAREEPIRKELRKAGFDKLAIEAKLSRADLGEAYVQYRILCSFVHTSITSMIARHAGRERMTELGYCRPADPPVVGMLLMIAVDLLVRAGSELHRFTDIGEGEANAVAEEAKRVWEKGQAEDGT; from the coding sequence ATGACGAAGCCCGAACCGGCGCGCGCTGCCGCGAATGTGATCCTCGAAAATTATGAACGGTTGATCGGGCGCGCGAACGTCGCGGACTCCGGTGAAGCGCGTATTGGCGCTTGCCTCACGCTGACGATCTTCGAACAGTTCCGTTCGGCGTTGTGCCTAGTCGATTCCGGGCTTGCGAGCCATGCGGCGGGACCGATCCGTTCAATGCTTGAAGGTGTCGCCGACCTGATGAACCTGACGGCGAACGCGGAATATCTCGATCAACTGCGTTACGAGAACGCCCGCGCAAACGTCGCGCTGTTCAACGAAATTTCGCGGCTTGACAACGTACCGGAAGACATCGCTGCAACGCTGGCCCGCTGGATTGCGCGCGAAGAACCTATTCGCAAGGAACTACGGAAGGCTGGATTCGACAAGCTTGCCATCGAAGCGAAACTGAGCCGCGCTGATCTTGGCGAAGCCTATGTTCAGTACCGGATTCTTTGCTCGTTCGTGCATACGAGCATCACAAGCATGATCGCGCGTCACGCGGGTCGCGAGCGCATGACGGAACTCGGTTATTGCCGCCCGGCTGATCCGCCTGTTGTCGGCATGCTGCTGATGATCGCAGTCGATCTGCTGGTGCGCGCCGGGTCGGAACTGCACCGCTTCACGGACATCGGCGAGGGCGAAGCGAACGCAGTCGCGGAAGAGGCGAAGCGGGTCTGGGAAAAGGGACAGGCCGAAGACGGCACGTGA
- a CDS encoding type VI secretion system Vgr family protein → MNLADSLRALSAAALDPDNRPARLGFGGAQRALERQLVLQHADIREGFMTGIAGQLTCLSPRADLPAKSLIGLPVSVQITTDQGRLHAINAIVTSVRAGQSDGALSCYSLTIRDALSLMEQGKNRRIFRQKSLPDILQVLLGELRQRSAAMARAFDFDLSGLNRNRYPPREFVQQANESTAHFIRRLLRRDGVTVFVKAGTSGQQGSGQDGSTPVHTLVFCDDPMRLSQGPASTVRYHQRDAGTEERDTITLFAITHSLTTGVINRQSWDYKPARMLETQMTTTVDHGESGNDLARILADYVIDVPHAGDSTADLDRIGHDRMLAHEAQAERVDGVSGVRDLAVGTWFQLVNHPEVDQLPAEQRQFVVTSLHHDVWNNLPADLNDRASALLDVSRAIFQQPASPASSKGEKTGNAADRRYTNTFSCVRRGVPLTPAFDPNIDLPRVHPITALVVAPENEEVFIDELGRVYVQIPGLNPADHEHAQGAGTNGTPADSAPVRVACAMAGATFGVNIPLRAGMEVILDHLNGDPDRLVITGVLSNGQNRPAAFNHVSALPKHSYVSGMKTKEFQGQRYNQLRFIDAPQRISSQLGSEHALSELNLGQLTHLQSDGLGNARGEGAELRTEAAAAVRAAMGILLTTYTQNQPGGHHLEHAGIERLTGACLELFKAMSDYTGQHGGQAADTKGQTDVTTSLKNWETGATTGSGNASSGSSASAIVAIGAEAGMVTTTPKTHVTYAGENIDQVSQQHLQLLAGQRLNAMAGQGVHVFARGQGFQAIAGEGPVTLQAQSDVLTANAQKGVQISTNAGDVKVTGPTISLIAEDGSYVKVGGGGITFGTNGAIKLLSASHQWGGPSTEQAAKTPFNNLPTDQRFRVHYPGDTPETAAAAANKPYRITMDDGSVKEGVTDANGLTDVVKDDAMRILKIDLLKPSL, encoded by the coding sequence ATGAATCTCGCCGATTCACTGCGCGCCCTGTCGGCCGCAGCGCTTGATCCCGATAACCGTCCTGCTCGTCTCGGCTTCGGGGGCGCGCAACGCGCACTTGAACGTCAGCTCGTGCTCCAGCATGCGGATATCCGCGAAGGCTTCATGACCGGGATTGCCGGTCAGTTGACCTGTCTGTCGCCCCGCGCCGACCTTCCCGCCAAAAGCCTGATTGGTCTTCCTGTCTCGGTCCAGATCACGACCGATCAGGGGCGGCTGCACGCCATCAACGCCATCGTCACCAGTGTCCGAGCAGGCCAGTCAGATGGTGCGCTGTCGTGCTATAGCCTCACCATCCGGGATGCTCTCTCGCTGATGGAGCAGGGTAAAAACCGGCGCATCTTCCGTCAGAAGAGCCTCCCCGACATTTTGCAGGTTCTGCTCGGCGAGCTGCGTCAGCGTAGTGCGGCGATGGCGCGCGCATTCGACTTCGATCTGTCGGGCCTGAACCGGAACCGCTATCCCCCACGCGAATTCGTTCAACAGGCCAACGAATCAACGGCGCATTTCATTCGCAGACTGTTGCGACGTGACGGCGTAACGGTCTTCGTCAAGGCGGGCACGTCCGGTCAACAGGGCAGCGGGCAGGACGGCAGCACGCCCGTCCATACGCTGGTGTTCTGCGACGACCCGATGCGTCTTTCGCAAGGTCCAGCCTCGACGGTGCGTTATCACCAGCGCGATGCCGGTACCGAAGAGCGCGACACGATCACGCTCTTCGCGATCACTCACAGCCTGACCACGGGTGTCATTAACCGCCAGTCGTGGGACTACAAGCCTGCCCGCATGCTGGAGACGCAGATGACCACGACCGTCGATCACGGCGAGTCGGGCAATGACCTCGCACGCATACTGGCGGATTACGTAATCGATGTGCCGCACGCCGGTGACTCAACGGCAGACCTCGACCGCATCGGCCATGACCGGATGCTTGCACATGAAGCGCAGGCAGAACGCGTCGACGGCGTAAGCGGTGTGCGCGATCTCGCAGTCGGTACGTGGTTCCAGCTGGTCAATCACCCTGAAGTCGATCAGCTTCCCGCTGAACAACGCCAGTTCGTGGTTACCTCGCTGCATCACGATGTCTGGAACAACCTCCCCGCGGACCTGAACGACCGGGCAAGTGCACTGCTCGATGTCAGTCGGGCTATTTTCCAGCAACCTGCTTCGCCTGCATCCAGCAAAGGTGAGAAGACGGGAAATGCCGCAGACCGCCGTTACACGAACACGTTTTCGTGTGTCCGCCGGGGCGTGCCGCTCACGCCTGCCTTTGATCCGAACATCGATCTGCCGCGCGTGCATCCGATCACGGCGCTCGTCGTTGCGCCTGAGAATGAAGAAGTCTTCATCGACGAGCTGGGACGCGTCTACGTGCAGATTCCGGGGCTGAATCCGGCCGATCATGAGCATGCGCAGGGGGCGGGGACAAACGGCACGCCCGCTGACAGCGCACCCGTGCGGGTAGCCTGCGCAATGGCGGGCGCAACCTTCGGCGTCAATATCCCGTTGCGCGCGGGAATGGAAGTGATTCTGGATCACCTCAATGGCGACCCCGACCGTCTGGTCATCACAGGGGTGCTGTCGAACGGCCAGAACCGCCCAGCGGCATTCAACCACGTGAGCGCGCTGCCTAAACACTCCTACGTGTCCGGGATGAAAACGAAGGAGTTTCAGGGTCAACGCTATAACCAGTTACGGTTCATCGATGCTCCGCAGAGAATCAGCAGCCAGCTTGGTAGCGAGCACGCGCTGAGCGAACTGAACCTGGGACAGTTGACGCACCTGCAATCCGATGGTCTGGGCAATGCCCGTGGCGAAGGGGCCGAATTGCGTACAGAGGCCGCCGCCGCAGTGCGTGCCGCCATGGGCATCCTGCTGACGACGTACACGCAAAACCAGCCGGGCGGGCATCACCTCGAACATGCAGGGATCGAGCGATTGACAGGTGCGTGTCTCGAACTCTTCAAGGCCATGAGCGATTACACCGGACAGCACGGGGGACAGGCCGCCGACACGAAAGGCCAGACCGACGTCACTACGAGCCTCAAGAACTGGGAGACGGGTGCCACAACGGGTTCCGGCAACGCATCCTCCGGCAGCAGCGCATCCGCTATCGTGGCGATCGGGGCCGAGGCCGGTATGGTGACCACGACGCCGAAAACACACGTGACCTACGCGGGCGAGAACATCGACCAGGTTTCGCAGCAGCATCTGCAGTTGCTGGCGGGCCAGCGGCTCAATGCAATGGCCGGTCAGGGGGTCCACGTATTCGCGCGCGGCCAGGGGTTTCAGGCAATCGCGGGCGAGGGTCCCGTAACGCTGCAGGCGCAGTCAGATGTGCTGACGGCCAACGCGCAGAAAGGCGTCCAGATCAGCACCAACGCGGGTGACGTCAAGGTCACAGGCCCGACCATCTCGCTTATTGCCGAAGACGGCAGCTACGTGAAAGTTGGCGGGGGTGGCATCACGTTCGGTACGAACGGAGCGATCAAGCTGTTGTCGGCCTCGCATCAATGGGGCGGTCCGTCGACCGAACAGGCTGCTAAAACGCCGTTCAACAACCTGCCAACCGATCAGCGCTTCCGGGTGCACTACCCTGGCGACACACCGGAGACAGCTGCGGCCGCTGCGAACAAGCCGTATCGCATCACGATGGACGACGGCAGCGTCAAGGAAGGCGTCACCGATGCGAACGGGCTGACTGATGTGGTCAAGGACGACGCGATGCGCATCCTCAAGATCGATCTTTTGAAGCCATCGCTTTGA
- a CDS encoding effector protein Tle3 domain-containing protein, with protein MADSSQPQKQHVVGQDAGITHANRAGDKQVPYPPDRPGVVIFLHGVNDPGGNYDHIELGMCEGLNERLSRKDLMPGEYGAAFNAAKDLTYKDPTFDRVKDIKYDPDTYLYQRTEITEGPKKTNSMFIPFYWGYRAAPDEIKGGDKNPTTLRGQYQDINGNRLSKHFAKGGGMFNNATTNIPAMFDHGWYGNPVNDIAGAMMSDYQYSSDSPSRHYYVLAAQRLAMLVHEIRRVDPGETITIMAHSQGTVITLLAQAFLAETNKEPCADCVIMVDSPYSLTEPSVAQVAQPSATPYTLRGKLNTLINIVQAVTTTPNKNPNLDELEPANPLHGGRTGKGWSQKQATRLDKDGSTHVFAERDNRGKVYLYFCPEDTTVGLMTIKGIGTYGVPDTVEEQWAGKHSTAATVAGALFGGPVGGYFGNKAAANKKTWPAMDTLQHHRFFQRLWSKGGNMKDGKPPLVGKPLPDCIEYLDDGGAGQSKNRLINAEPLIPPYKPNLYGDEGITGDATHAGYDKPDYVSRDTLLGNPNAVKTIHSVPINDLPPSLLGAGYEKIIAWFNSKSPDPEDHTDNVSVSSGGALTYYRGETPNEIRQRLEKKDKKSWDQNSYHSAILRDPDNIRRVAAMDAAIGQAKSLDDPDMRNLLIAISDWKMDAAAFQAIKNNPYYEPRLDQSSKGLIEACFHYYTKGKFPDTLVPKTPPKMVDAETFRDREKRQ; from the coding sequence ATGGCCGACAGCAGCCAGCCTCAGAAACAGCACGTCGTAGGTCAGGATGCGGGCATCACGCATGCAAACCGCGCGGGCGACAAACAGGTTCCATACCCACCGGACCGTCCTGGCGTCGTGATTTTCCTGCACGGTGTGAACGACCCCGGCGGCAACTACGATCATATTGAGCTGGGGATGTGTGAAGGTCTCAACGAACGCCTTAGTCGCAAGGACCTGATGCCGGGTGAGTACGGTGCGGCCTTCAACGCTGCCAAGGATTTAACGTATAAAGACCCAACCTTCGACCGGGTAAAGGACATCAAATACGATCCCGACACTTATCTTTATCAACGCACCGAGATCACGGAAGGACCGAAGAAAACCAACAGCATGTTCATCCCGTTCTACTGGGGGTATCGCGCGGCGCCGGATGAAATCAAGGGCGGTGACAAGAACCCGACGACGCTGCGCGGGCAGTACCAGGACATTAACGGTAACCGCCTGAGCAAGCACTTCGCGAAGGGCGGCGGCATGTTCAACAATGCGACGACCAACATCCCCGCGATGTTCGATCATGGCTGGTATGGCAATCCGGTGAATGATATTGCAGGGGCCATGATGAGCGACTATCAGTACAGCAGCGATAGTCCGAGTCGACATTATTACGTGCTCGCTGCCCAGCGTCTGGCCATGCTCGTGCATGAAATCCGCAGGGTTGATCCGGGCGAAACGATCACCATCATGGCTCATAGCCAGGGCACCGTGATCACATTGCTCGCGCAGGCCTTTCTGGCAGAGACCAACAAGGAGCCGTGCGCGGATTGCGTGATCATGGTCGATTCGCCTTACAGCCTGACTGAGCCGTCTGTCGCGCAGGTAGCCCAACCGAGCGCGACACCCTATACCTTGCGTGGCAAGCTGAACACGTTGATCAATATCGTCCAGGCCGTGACGACGACGCCCAATAAAAATCCGAATCTTGACGAACTGGAGCCAGCCAATCCGTTGCACGGTGGCCGCACGGGCAAGGGCTGGTCACAGAAACAGGCGACCCGGCTGGACAAGGACGGTTCCACTCACGTATTTGCGGAACGTGATAACCGGGGGAAAGTGTATTTATATTTTTGCCCCGAGGATACGACTGTCGGGTTAATGACTATCAAGGGGATCGGTACATACGGTGTCCCCGATACTGTTGAGGAACAATGGGCGGGGAAACATTCGACTGCGGCTACTGTTGCTGGAGCCTTGTTTGGCGGGCCAGTCGGTGGATACTTTGGGAACAAGGCGGCGGCCAACAAGAAAACGTGGCCCGCGATGGATACGTTACAGCATCATCGATTTTTCCAGCGGCTCTGGAGCAAGGGGGGCAATATGAAAGACGGGAAACCCCCTCTCGTCGGCAAGCCGCTGCCCGATTGTATCGAGTACCTCGATGATGGGGGAGCGGGCCAATCGAAGAACCGCCTGATCAACGCGGAGCCCCTCATACCGCCGTACAAGCCAAATCTGTACGGCGACGAAGGCATCACAGGCGATGCCACGCATGCTGGCTACGACAAACCCGATTACGTCTCTCGCGATACCTTGCTGGGTAATCCCAATGCGGTCAAGACGATCCACAGCGTTCCCATCAACGATTTGCCTCCGTCGCTTCTCGGGGCTGGTTACGAAAAAATCATCGCCTGGTTTAACAGCAAGTCACCGGACCCGGAAGACCATACCGATAACGTAAGCGTATCGAGCGGTGGAGCACTCACCTACTATCGAGGAGAAACACCGAACGAGATACGTCAGCGTCTGGAGAAAAAAGACAAGAAATCCTGGGACCAGAATTCGTATCACTCAGCGATACTGCGTGATCCTGACAATATCCGGCGCGTCGCGGCTATGGATGCGGCAATCGGTCAGGCAAAAAGCCTGGATGACCCGGACATGCGCAACCTGTTGATCGCGATCTCTGACTGGAAAATGGACGCCGCTGCGTTTCAGGCGATCAAGAACAACCCATATTACGAACCTCGCCTTGACCAAAGCTCGAAGGGTTTGATTGAGGCATGTTTTCATTACTACACCAAAGGCAAGTTTCCAGATACCCTGGTGCCCAAGACGCCCCCCAAGATGGTCGACGCAGAAACCTTCCGGGATCGCGAGAAACGACAATGA
- a CDS encoding type VI lipase adapter Tla3 domain-containing protein, whose amino-acid sequence MTTMLTTATRPGLRVYLLLLTGLVIVWASYVLFGSYQYWKSTGLEVSNMGSTVRNGVLVIVGVMAVVFAGHWMWRGSQAPGLAAVLPVAASAETSSPVTSNPEKARILAGTGQQYALEIRAVGLAVTGRHQDTLWKQIEAKADNYSSILSREPDPKEYGKNPDERRIFSKVDTGAAFRYAAGEAVDHWPVPVIILGPPKGKDSPYRAAFQISDARQNAGLGVTEFLWLDDQNASSAAPALTQLFDFFDKHPDVPAALIVSQDGMQYRWGLHTPGMPKDPLGAFVPPVPDSMGGLLVARTDRVDHFVRPYAVPVPGDIDKTKTQYDVVKLWNFYWAEDDKFQEETDKAAGETFGATTMKTDWWISKLPELWKQIGNKGPGDFKPSPFLPVRWANWQVEEFDEAPLLGYLHRPVEIKLTDAHGKQLRRAEQVAALQAGWKEAMATLPSGTKPTRVFYDTTLTREWTIPLTQALHGNAEGIDIGDVKEGYDIGRRIGNTGVSSALVQVCLATIANYQEGGASATVNLMDNGTASIVMVSPPDEASKANNAQHRGADPFKYRSS is encoded by the coding sequence ATGACGACCATGTTAACGACGGCTACGCGGCCCGGATTGCGCGTCTATCTCCTATTGCTGACAGGACTGGTGATAGTCTGGGCGTCCTATGTTCTCTTTGGCTCTTACCAATACTGGAAGAGCACCGGCCTTGAGGTCTCCAATATGGGTAGTACGGTTCGTAACGGTGTGCTCGTCATTGTTGGTGTGATGGCGGTAGTGTTCGCGGGCCACTGGATGTGGCGCGGCTCCCAGGCTCCTGGCCTGGCAGCTGTGCTTCCCGTTGCTGCATCTGCTGAAACATCGAGTCCAGTCACATCGAACCCGGAGAAGGCCCGCATTCTCGCCGGAACCGGGCAACAGTACGCGCTGGAAATCCGTGCCGTTGGCCTGGCCGTCACCGGTCGGCATCAGGATACGCTCTGGAAGCAGATTGAGGCGAAGGCTGACAACTACTCTTCGATCTTGTCACGGGAACCCGATCCGAAAGAGTACGGCAAGAATCCAGACGAGCGTCGGATATTTTCCAAAGTCGATACTGGAGCTGCGTTCCGGTACGCAGCAGGCGAAGCGGTCGATCACTGGCCTGTGCCAGTAATCATTCTAGGGCCGCCGAAAGGGAAAGATAGTCCGTATCGGGCTGCCTTCCAAATCTCCGATGCGCGACAGAATGCCGGACTCGGAGTGACAGAATTTCTGTGGCTCGATGACCAGAATGCGAGTAGCGCAGCACCGGCGCTTACGCAGCTCTTCGACTTCTTCGACAAGCATCCAGACGTACCCGCCGCGTTGATTGTGAGCCAGGACGGGATGCAATACCGTTGGGGGCTGCATACTCCGGGTATGCCCAAAGACCCCTTGGGCGCATTCGTTCCACCAGTGCCAGACAGCATGGGCGGACTACTGGTCGCGCGCACGGATCGCGTTGATCATTTCGTGCGTCCGTATGCAGTTCCTGTTCCCGGCGACATCGATAAGACCAAAACCCAATACGACGTCGTCAAGTTGTGGAATTTTTATTGGGCCGAGGACGATAAATTTCAGGAAGAAACCGACAAGGCGGCTGGTGAAACATTTGGTGCAACGACGATGAAAACTGACTGGTGGATATCGAAGCTGCCCGAACTCTGGAAACAGATTGGTAACAAGGGGCCGGGCGATTTCAAGCCGAGTCCCTTCCTTCCCGTGCGGTGGGCAAACTGGCAGGTTGAGGAATTCGATGAGGCCCCGCTGCTCGGCTATCTCCATCGTCCAGTGGAAATCAAGCTGACGGACGCCCACGGCAAACAGCTCAGGCGCGCGGAGCAGGTGGCCGCGTTGCAGGCGGGCTGGAAGGAAGCCATGGCGACGCTGCCCTCCGGTACGAAGCCGACCCGTGTGTTCTACGACACCACGCTGACCCGCGAGTGGACCATTCCGCTTACTCAGGCGCTGCACGGCAACGCGGAAGGCATCGATATCGGCGACGTCAAGGAGGGCTACGACATTGGCCGCCGGATCGGCAACACGGGGGTGAGTTCGGCGCTCGTACAGGTGTGTCTCGCGACGATCGCGAACTATCAGGAAGGCGGCGCAAGTGCGACGGTCAACCTCATGGACAACGGCACGGCCAGCATTGTGATGGTGAGTCCGCCGGACGAAGCGAGCAAGGCGAACAATGCACAGCATCGCGGTGCCGATCCGTTCAAATACCGATCGTCCTGA
- a CDS encoding PAAR domain-containing protein, whose protein sequence is MRGVIRVGDSTSHGGRVETGREKSTVMDRAVACVGDHCSCPMAGHDRCVIVEGDPNVTIDGVAVAFDGHKTSCGATLISSVPSSGRI, encoded by the coding sequence GTGCGTGGCGTGATTCGGGTAGGAGATTCGACCAGTCATGGCGGTCGCGTGGAAACGGGCCGTGAGAAGTCAACCGTCATGGACCGGGCCGTCGCCTGCGTGGGGGACCACTGCTCCTGTCCAATGGCTGGACACGATCGCTGCGTGATTGTCGAGGGCGACCCCAACGTGACGATTGACGGTGTGGCCGTTGCCTTCGACGGTCACAAAACGTCCTGCGGCGCGACATTGATCTCAAGCGTACCTTCGTCCGGTCGTATTTAA
- a CDS encoding helix-turn-helix domain-containing protein: MTATAKPRQKRKGTSISTALGKRMKACRIEANKSQEQLAHEALVDRSYVSTIERGVGNPSIETLANLAYCMNLTLAKLFEPLEINLRPTGTRRANAAEPEKPNRRRLR, from the coding sequence ATGACAGCCACCGCGAAACCCAGACAAAAACGCAAGGGCACCTCGATCTCGACCGCGCTCGGCAAACGGATGAAGGCATGCCGGATTGAAGCCAACAAATCGCAGGAGCAATTGGCGCATGAGGCGCTGGTTGATCGCAGCTACGTTTCGACGATCGAGCGCGGCGTCGGCAATCCGTCGATCGAGACACTAGCCAATCTCGCTTACTGCATGAACCTGACGTTGGCAAAACTGTTCGAGCCGCTGGAAATCAATCTCCGGCCGACCGGCACGCGCCGCGCGAATGCAGCAGAGCCCGAGAAGCCGAACCGCCGACGTCTGCGGTAG
- a CDS encoding DMT family transporter: MSSQNFTDARPVSAGVTNVIGVSMRSVAALLLLAVMWGLSIPVTKLGLETLPPLTLTALRFAIAVPLLLAFAVGRHPLPWRALPRVAALGVLGIGVGQVAQTYGVSGTSASVGTIISATIPVFIVFFAAVRLGQHVSTTQKLGLVAAFAGIALVALGHGHGATRMSQTTAGGASCILLSALAIAFYYVWSVELTTAYGTATVAAWSTLFGFLALMPWAAWEMLHVPIHLTAHALGAAAYLGVVVTVAGLFLWLNLLRIVPARVAASVQYLQPVVGIAAASAMFGDRLGPWFVAGVVLVLGGLALTMSSRNRAG; encoded by the coding sequence ATGTCCAGCCAGAACTTCACCGATGCTCGTCCCGTTTCCGCCGGCGTTACCAACGTCATCGGCGTTTCCATGCGCAGCGTTGCCGCACTGCTGCTGCTCGCGGTTATGTGGGGGTTGTCGATACCGGTGACCAAGCTGGGACTTGAGACACTTCCACCGTTGACGCTCACCGCTTTGCGATTTGCCATCGCTGTGCCGTTGCTGCTGGCTTTTGCTGTGGGCCGACATCCGCTTCCATGGCGTGCGTTGCCACGCGTCGCTGCACTGGGGGTTCTGGGTATCGGCGTAGGTCAGGTTGCGCAGACTTACGGCGTGTCCGGCACATCTGCTTCCGTGGGCACGATCATCTCCGCCACCATTCCGGTGTTCATCGTGTTCTTCGCTGCGGTTCGTCTGGGGCAGCATGTATCGACTACACAGAAGCTCGGACTGGTAGCCGCATTTGCGGGCATTGCGCTGGTTGCGCTCGGACATGGGCATGGTGCGACACGAATGTCGCAAACCACTGCGGGCGGCGCCAGCTGCATCCTGCTTTCCGCGCTAGCTATCGCGTTTTATTACGTCTGGAGCGTCGAGCTCACCACTGCATACGGAACTGCAACTGTGGCGGCATGGAGTACGCTCTTCGGCTTCCTCGCGCTAATGCCATGGGCTGCCTGGGAGATGCTGCACGTTCCCATTCATTTGACCGCTCATGCCTTGGGAGCGGCGGCATACCTCGGCGTCGTCGTAACTGTCGCGGGTCTGTTTCTTTGGCTGAACCTTCTGCGTATCGTCCCGGCGAGGGTTGCTGCGAGCGTTCAATACTTGCAGCCGGTAGTCGGCATCGCCGCCGCGTCCGCCATGTTCGGAGACAGGCTCGGCCCGTGGTTCGTGGCCGGTGTCGTGCTGGTTCTTGGCGGTCTCGCGCTGACGATGAGCTCTCGCAACAGAGCCGGCTGA